AAAACGTAAACGTATTGGATATTTTTCATGTCACAGATTCTAGCCAGTTCATATTCAATTTCGCTTACGGATTTTAGTGAATAAAAATCATGAACTTGATTGCGCCGGAAATCGTAATTCTCTGCCCATTCAAACAACAACTGTTTCGGCTTGTTAAGCAAAAGTCCGTTCATATTAAAGCTGAGCCATTCTCGGTCAGCCAGCAGACTTTTCACGTTGGCAACCTGCCCTAAGCTTACCTCAGACTCTTCTGCCAAAGCCTGCATTTTCCACTCCCTGCCGGGATTGCTCAGAAGAACCCGCAATACTCGCGTTGCTTTGGGAGAATACAGTGACCGCAAGTCCCGCTTATGGTTAAATGGATTAGCCTTTCCTTCCTTGTATATGTAAACCTGGCCAAAACTAAGACGGCTGTTCCCCGCCAGATCGATATAACCAACTCCTTCATTGACACATATTTCCGCAGACTGTGGGGAGATGTAAGGAGCAATAAGTACAGGATAGCTATTGGGAAGTGCGTTTTTGTACCTTAATAACTGATTAATAGCATCACGTACAAGCCTCGGTTGCCCGTTGCTTTTTACTTCGACAATAAGAAACAGATCACCATCTGGAAGCTTGAGCTTTACACGCATATCAGCCCAGTCATTTAAAGGCATCTTTTCAACTTTTTTAATACTTAAAAAAGGAACATCCGCCAGACAAGTCAACAGAGCTTTTTCAGCCTTATTCTCCAATTGTTCATATTTCATTATTATCACCATTTTCAGCATTTGCTGAAAATGATTATATCAGTGAAAATACTTATTGTCAAGTTTAGGAAATTCCACAGCCCTCTGCGTATGAGTTAGATAAAATATGATGTACCCTTCGTTTTTCCAACCCGCAACACGGGTGGTGAGGGTGCTGTACTCAGTGGCCGAAATTGCTGTATTTTATGTTACCGCTAACATATAATTTGCATTTTCATTTTAATGATATAATCGATGTAATATGAAAAAATACCTGGTTAATTCTTCCGGAGACTGTGCCATATCATTTTGTATCCACCATTTGACGGTTTCAACAAAACCACCAGCCATATGATTAACAACATACTCTTTAGGGATTCCATCCAAACTTTCGTTTGTCATAAATTCATTGAACAACTGCTCCAGATACTTTTTAAATAAGCTTAAAAACAACTCTCCACTTTCACGCGTGAGAATTCCTTTCATATCTCTTTTGCTATCTTTTAAGTGATATAAAATATGCGTGATTTTAGCCTCCAGGTCGTTATTAGAAGAGGAAAAATCATGAGTGTTTTCAGAAATTAGATCCTTAGAGAATACGTGGTCAAATATATCGCTGCATAATGCCTTCAATAAACCGTAGCCATTGTTCTTTCGGTTTTGGGTCTTCTGAACCCCATTACAGGCGCTTTGGTGCATAATGCCGGATCGGTGTTGGTAGTTTTAAATGCAGCTCTTCTTTACGATAGAAATTTTGCTCAATAAAAGAAACGTATCCCTCAAGTACTCAATCTCGTTGCTTGGGGGGTACGTTGTTTTAATTATACTATTCATACACTCCGATTTGTATCTATATTGCTCTCGTTTGCCAAAAGTAGTGGTGCCGACAAAGGTTTGATTCGTAATAACCGGTTTTCCTGCTTATTTAATTCGATTTTACAGGTCTGCGCCGCTCAGAGTCCAGCTTTTCTCAATTCGTCCTGTAAGGCGGGCAAATGGGCGTATCTATTTTTTAAAGCGCCATAATATTTGGTCCAACCGGTGCTGTCACCGAGTCGCACATAAAGTTCCCCAACATGCCGTAACAACCTTGCCGCATAGGAATAGCTTTTTCGTCTGCTTAAAAGCGATAGCCTCTTCCGCCATCCCCTGGTATAACTTGATGGCTTCCCGGGGATGTTCGGACTCTGCCGCCTTGGCCACTTCACCTTTGTAGCTGTGCCCCGAGACAACCTGGGGTAACAGCTCCAGCGCCCGTGCTACATCGCCCTCGTCCAGTGCAATTTCAATCAGCAGGCCACCATTTTTCTTTTGCGTTACTGTTTCTAAAGCCTCGGTGCGCGCCTGCGGCCATACCCCCACCTGTTCACCAAGCTGGCGCATCGCTTGAAATGATTTTAGGGTGGGGAGTTGCTGAAAAACCTGGCGCTGCCATGCCAGGGCCACCTCCGGCTTATCCTGCCGGTGATGCGCTACCAGCCATTCCAGGTAACCGGAATACGCTTTTTCCGCTACCAGTTCAGTCAGAAAGCTGACCGCCAACTCCCCGGCGCTGGCTTCCACCAAGGCATCAGCCAGTTGCTTTATAGCCCCCGGCTTGTCACGCAGATGCTGCTTGGCCAAAGTCATTGCCTCTTCCGGCCTGCCTTCTTCGACTTTAAGAAATATCTGCTGTTCGAGAGTACCAAACTCCCGGACCAGTTGCCGGGCTTGCTCCAGTTTTCCGTGCTGTTCTTCCCAGCCCGCAAGGAGATTAACCAAGCACTCTCGCTGCCAGCGATCGCTTTTCGGTATCCGTTCCCGGATTGAGGCCGCAAGCTGCTCCCAGTCCTGCTTATCGGCATATCTGAGAATGACGTCCCCAACCTCAGGAGCAAAATCGATACCACCCATCTCGATGTCGGCCAGTTCAGCGTCCAAAAGAGTGATCAGCCAGCCCCGCTTTGTCTTCTTATCGATAACACCTGATTCCAGGCACTCCTTCAACCCCTCTTCGCAGTCCTGGGCAATACAGGCGATGTCCCCCGACTCATCCATTTCCTGAAGTTCATCGGGGTAGCTTTGCGCCATGGCGTCCAACACTGCGGCATAGACCATCCCCGCCCCCCGCCAGTCTTCCTTTTCAGCCAGGCGTTCGGCCATCTGCAGAATCTGGCGCAGATCCGTCTCGATATCATAGGGGTCATGCCGGCGCAATGTTCTCTGTACCTCACGGTTCAAGGCAGCCACATCCAACAGCTGTCCCTTGGACGTTCCCGCCGCCAGCCCGACCACGGATGCCAGGGAAGGATCTCTCAGTACCAGCTCGCCGATCAGGGCGATCAGTTCCTCCTTGCTAAGCCGGGCAAGGATGGTGTTCAGCGATGCCACATCTTCGAAGGAATCGGGCTCGTGTATGTATTGCAATAACAGGGCGACGATATGTTTGCAGAACCCGCCCCGCGGGCAAGAGCATGATGCATCCTCGATACCGTTCTTCTTCAAGACCACCCTGACTCTGTACGGCTGGTCGCGCGACCCGTAGCACTCCCCGCGCAGTTCTTTTCCTTGGCGGACGGGGTTGGAGATATTGCCGGACTCGTAATAATCGATCCCACGTCTGAAACTGGACCCATCAGCTAACTTGCGGATCTGTTCCTCTGTCAAGAATAATATCTTGTCGTCTTTCATATACCTTCCTCACACTGTCTCCATAAAATCCCACACATCTTCGTCAATCTAAATCCGATGTAATTCAGTAACCTGATATCTTTTTCTACATAATTTGTGCATGTTCCTGCAACTCTCTCGTCAACGTTGGCAGGACGAGAGAAGGCATGCGTCTCGCTAGCGGTCACCACCCTGCTCATGGTACCGGAACTCGTGAACACCTTTAACTCTCTTCAGTCTAAGTCTCTTCCAATCGACTACCAGGAGATGATGGACCGGCTGAAATCCAATTTTGTTTACGTTTTATAGAAAACAACTGTCAGTTGTTGTTAGAACTGCCTTAGACCAAAAGCCCCATAGAGGGGCTTTGGGTACAAAACTTTATTGTTCAACAACTGGTGTTGAACAATAAAGTTTTGTACTGACTGAAGCCTCGATACCAGGAATTACGCCATCTATGCCCTTTGATTTCTGTCCTATATTAAAATAAAGTTGTGAACTGAAACGGCAGCAAAACTGACCGGCTCAAGCCGAAATAACAATAAAGTTGGATACTAACTACTATACAAAACTAATCTGTAGTACAAAAAATAACCGAATCAGAGGTTCAGGATAAGGAAGAATGGGAATATTTGTTGAAGAGGATATCTGAATGACAAATCTACCTCCTTCAAATTTACCCTTTCTAAAAAGAGTTATAATGACATTATTCAAGGTGAGAGAGATACAGATCAGACGGGCAAGAATTCCTCTTTGATTTGTCAAAGGAAAACTTTTGTTTTTTCTGACGATTCTTTTCTATCTATCACCGAGTTTTTAAAGAATGGAAAAATTGACTATTATCATTACGATTGGTTTTCTAAAAGCAAAAAATCTTTGTTAAAGTTTCATAGGTTTTTCATGACAGTTTAATTTTACACCCTGAGGCAGGTTCTTCGGAACTTGTCTCTTGCCTTTTTTGCCATAAAGATGGGGCTGCCTCAAATTTTTTATTGAGACAGCCCCTTTTTCACGCTATGGTCGGCTGCTGTCGGCAGCGGGGACCTTAAGGGGCTTGTCGCCGACCAGCACCACCGTGGACTTGCCTTCGGCGGCAACCGTGCCGTCGGCAAACGTCACCTTTCCCTCCAGTTCCATCAGCTTGCCGTTCCGGCCGGTAATCCAGCCGGTTACCGTCACCGGCTGGCCGACAAACACCGGGTGGCGGAACTGCACCTCAAGGCGGGCGGTTCTAGGGCCCAGCCCTTTGAAAAAAGGATACCCTGTCATTATTTCATCAAGCAGCGTGCTGATGATTCCCCCGTGCACAACATCGCCATAGCC
This region of Pelotomaculum schinkii genomic DNA includes:
- a CDS encoding type IV toxin-antitoxin system AbiEi family antitoxin; the protein is MKYEQLENKAEKALLTCLADVPFLSIKKVEKMPLNDWADMRVKLKLPDGDLFLIVEVKSNGQPRLVRDAINQLLRYKNALPNSYPVLIAPYISPQSAEICVNEGVGYIDLAGNSRLSFGQVYIYKEGKANPFNHKRDLRSLYSPKATRVLRVLLSNPGREWKMQALAEESEVSLGQVANVKSLLADREWLSFNMNGLLLNKPKQLLFEWAENYDFRRNQVHDFYSLKSVSEIEYELARICDMKNIQYVYVLTGFSGAARMAPSVRYQRVTAYVQQEAIENLALQMNLKKVSSGANVSLLVPYDDGVFYGAKNYDWVKVATPVQVYLDLREIRGRGEEAASVLLEEVIKSQW
- a CDS encoding TetR-like C-terminal domain-containing protein, whose translation is MHQSACNGVQKTQNRKNNGYGLLKALCSDIFDHVFSKDLISENTHDFSSSNNDLEAKITHILYHLKDSKRDMKGILTRESGELFLSLFKKYLEQLFNEFMTNESLDGIPKEYVVNHMAGGFVETVKWWIQNDMAQSPEELTRYFFILHRLYH
- a CDS encoding PaaI family thioesterase, encoding MKREERSPWCFGCGTQNPIGLKLDCREENDKFIAAFTPGPEHQGYGDVVHGGIISTLLDEIMTGYPFFKGLGPRTARLEVQFRHPVFVGQPVTVTGWITGRNGKLMELEGKVTFADGTVAAEGKSTVVLVGDKPLKVPAADSSRP
- a CDS encoding SWIM zinc finger family protein, translated to MKDDKILFLTEEQIRKLADGSSFRRGIDYYESGNISNPVRQGKELRGECYGSRDQPYRVRVVLKKNGIEDASCSCPRGGFCKHIVALLLQYIHEPDSFEDVASLNTILARLSKEELIALIGELVLRDPSLASVVGLAAGTSKGQLLDVAALNREVQRTLRRHDPYDIETDLRQILQMAERLAEKEDWRGAGMVYAAVLDAMAQSYPDELQEMDESGDIACIAQDCEEGLKECLESGVIDKKTKRGWLITLLDAELADIEMGGIDFAPEVGDVILRYADKQDWEQLAASIRERIPKSDRWQRECLVNLLAGWEEQHGKLEQARQLVREFGTLEQQIFLKVEEGRPEEAMTLAKQHLRDKPGAIKQLADALVEASAGELAVSFLTELVAEKAYSGYLEWLVAHHRQDKPEVALAWQRQVFQQLPTLKSFQAMRQLGEQVGVWPQARTEALETVTQKKNGGLLIEIALDEGDVARALELLPQVVSGHSYKGEVAKAAESEHPREAIKLYQGMAEEAIAFKQTKKLFLCGKVVTACWGTLCATR